The genomic stretch GAATGAATATCTTACCTTTTGGGGAAGTTTTTAATACTatgcacagatttttttttagcttcctACTAAGTggtagaaatttgtttttaaatatgtttttaagcaaaataaaagggatttttttccagaaatttaattattaattttccttttgaaatttgcAGAGACTTATTGCAAACATTAACTGAAGAAGAACTACACACACTTGAACGGAACCTTTGTATATCTCAAGATATGGAGTTCTCTGTCAGAACAGATCCAGAAGCATCCTCTGTCATTGCACCCACTTTAGCTGCAACTTTCCCTGCTGAACAACTCTCTGTCACAGCAGAAAATACAGAGGTTGAATTAGCCTGCTCAATGCAATATGATGAACAGGAACTGGAACAACTCAATCAGATGGTTCACAGGGCAGGAGACGAAatgtcttctctcctttctcctcccagtgTTTGCCAGTCTCCAGCACATAGAGCTGGTCTAAGAAACAACTCAAGTACAGAGGCCTCCCCAAGTAGGTCCAATCTTGAACATTTAAATGATGAAGAGGACAGAGTCTTTTTTATGGATGACCTTGATGGAGGAGGAGAATCCCTTGCTAGGGCAGAGTCATCTAGTGAAACTTTGGTTTGGGTCAACAGCACTTGTCAGGATCTGCCAAAGGAAAGGAACACTGTGAGTTTAGAGAATGGGGAAGCAGGAGATGGTTTATGCACAAAAGAGATGGAAAGTGATTtgagcaataacaataatattgaagATAGCAAAATGCAGAAAGCAGGGCTCTCTGCCCAGAATTCTTGCAGTTGTCTAGATACACAATTATACCTCAATGGCTGGGATATGAATGCTGAAGATGCAGAAACAGCAGAAATGATAGCCCATCGGACTGGTGGAATGAAGATATCTGCTACTGTCATATTTAATCCTAAATCTCCTACTTCCTCTGATTCGCCTGTAAATACACCAGAAGTGTCAAGTAATTGTGTTCCTGTACCCAACTCAAGAACtgatgaagaggaaaatgaatccCATCAGCTTGGCATTGCTGCCACAAACTGTCTCATTAACTCTTGTGTGTGTTGTGGTAGCTGTGAGGACAACAGGGAAGAGAATATTGAAAGCTTAAAGACTAAGTGTGCTCCGGGAAAAGTTATAAAAAATGCCTCTTATAGTCTAGTCAAGTCAAAAGAAAAGGATCACATAGATAAGTCGGCTGATTCAGCATCCACTCCAGAGACACTAAAAACTGAAACTGTCCCTACAGAAAACTACTGTGACCAGCAAGAACCTAAACACTCTCTTTCCTCCAAGTGCCTGGCGCAGAACTCAGGTTCACAAGTGGGAAGTGATGATGGGTCACAAGTTGAAGAGGATGTGTCAGGTCAACAGAAACAGCATGAAAAAAGAAGACAGCTGAGTGAGAAGCAGTCAGAGACCAAAAAGCAAAGTAGAAGCAAAAGGACAGGCAAAGAAGGAGTAAAAGCAAGGCCTAGTTCCAGGTAAGGACGTCTgccaaatttatattcttttgtgTTGAAAAGAGTGTTTTCTAAGTTTTCTATCTTTGTCATTGTCTATTTTTGACTCAGCATTCAGATTATATAATATCTGACTGGTTCTCAAACTAATCAACTATTTCAAATTGAAGGAATGTTGACTTTTAAACTACACTATCAGATctgctatttatatatttttataccagCCATGAGTTTGAAATTGCTTTGAAAACTATTTCACACTATTTCCATGCTATGAAACTAATAGTATTTGCactagaatgaaagctccttgagggcaagtatgttttcatttttatcattgtatccccagcatcactttgtctttgtatttctggcACCTaatacagtgcttggtacataggcatcttctaaatgcttattgaatggaatTTGCATAGAAGAATTCTCCAGTAAGACCATAATGCTTTATTTCCACTCGACACTGAGTGTTTCACAAATGATGTGAGTACTGTGTATGTTACAGGATCTTATATCACTGTTTTATAATATTTACACTGCCAGGTGATATAGTATATTTGATCCTAAGTAGGAATGCTAAAAATTTGCCTTTGGAATTgttatgtttaaatatttattatattacttactttaaaaaaaaaaacctaaactttcAACCGATTACCAAGATGGTATTCTTATTAATTGCTCTGATAGgatcaacaaatattttgtaGTAATTACATCTAGGACTAATTATACTAATGTATTATGTTCACACATTTGTATTTAGCTgcttttcagtcttttcattttcattattgtaGTTGCGTttttgttctcttgtttctgttttctttatattgtaaCAAGAattaaacttactagctgtgtgaccctgggcaagtcacttaaccctcactgcctcaccaaaaaaaaaacaacgcaCAAAAACATTGTACCAAGAACTTACAGTTTGTCTGGATAGGACATGAACACAAATAAGTATGTGATAAGTTTTAATTGAGAGGGgaaaagtttgggggcagctaggtggcacaatggataaagcaccggccctgtattcagaaggacctgagttcaaatccagtctcagagactttacacttactagctgtgtgaccctgagcaagtcacttaaccctcattgccctgcaaaaaaagaaagaaagaaagaaaaaagagagaggggaaaagtttTCTAGGAAAATATGAAGAGGGAGAAATCACTTTATTACAATACAATATTACTGCTTATTAACCAAAATTAGCATcagtcattcagcaagcatttattagataccaACTATGTGCCATGTGTTGTGTTAGGTCCGAGGgatgcagagacaaaaatgaaaccattacTGTTCTcaggtagcttacattctatcagaggagatAATATGTGCCTATACCTATATCCAGAATAATTATATCTAGATAAAATACAGAATAAAGGCAATAACATAGAAATTGTCTAGAAGAGGGAGCTCAAACTTGGTACTTGagaagttcagttttggacatattgagtttaaaatgactcgggggcagctaggtggcgcagtagataaagcaccagccctggattcaggaggtcctgagttcaaattcagcctcagacacttgacacttaatagctgtatcaccctgggcaagttacttaaccctcattgccctgccaaaaaaagagagaaagaaagagaaagaaaatgactctGGGATGTTCAGTTTAAGATGTCCAGTATACAACTGGTAATGTGGAAGTTTGAGGGAGAAACTATTACAAGATTTATAGATCtatgaatcatctgcatagaggtaaTAATTTAAAGTCTAGGAACTGATGTGGTCacccagagagagaagggaagaggtttCCCCCTCCAGCTGCCCTCCACACACAGAGGAACTGATATGGATGATGGGCTAGCAGAAGAGACTGAGAAATGGTAGTCAGATAAGTAGAAGGAAAACTAAGAGAGAGTAATGTCAagcaaaacccagagaggaggagGTCAAAGTGTCATTCaatagaaatgtttaaaaagatgAGGACTAAGGAAAGATTATcagatttggaaaataaaattattggtaAAGCAGCTTTAGTTGAGTAATGAGTTCAGAAGACAGATTGCAAAGGATTGAGAAgtaagtgagaagagaggaagtagagaaAATGAATGTAGCAAAGTATAGTGTTTCTAAGAGTTTGTCTGAGAAAGGGAGTAGAGATAGAGGATGATACCTTGAGCCAATTGTATAGTCTAATGAAGTTTTTTCTTAAGGTTGGGGGAGAAAGGATTATTTGAAAACAATGGGGAAGAAACCTGTAGTAGATTTTAAAAGattagaggagggaaaggatgatCAAGGGGTTCAATTTgctggattttttcaatttttccaagAATACAGGTaaatgtggatagagcaccggccctggagtcaggagtacctgagttcaaatccggcttcagacacttaacacttactagctgtgtgaccctgggcaagtcacttaaccccaattgcctcactaaaaaaaaaagaagaagaagaatacagGTAAATGTACTTGGCCTTGGCTAGAAAAAAGGGTCAGATCATTGTCAAATAAGTGAGGaaatggggggaagctaggtggtggagtggatagagcactggccctgtatccaggagcacctgagttcaaatcaggcctcagacacttgacagttactagctgtgtgaccctgggcaagtcacttaaccctcattgccccacaaaacaaaaaaaaaaacaaataattgagGAAATGAAGATAGAATAAAGGTTCTGAGCTCAAGAGAAGAGTAGGCAAGGGAACTCATATCCAGTGGCCtaaattttctcagtaaaataaggAGTAGGGTTCATAGCTGAGagagtgggaagaggaagaattaaAGGCTTGAAGAAAAAAGTAGGACCAGTCTGCCCAATTTCATAAACAATTACTGTTTGCTGGCAATGAGATAAGGCATGCAAGGAACTTAGGAAAAgatctttaaaacacacacacacacacacacagcactgAGTTATTGTCATCATCAGTGAACATGAATTAAACACTTAGTCGCCTGTGATAATGCTGCACATTCTTGATTGCGGTGGCATGATAAGTTCCAAACCAAATTTCACAAGGTCAttggtttagagctggaaaggaccttttaGGTTATCTAGTTTTGTCTCCAaacttttacagataagtaaattgagacccagagaagtgaaggaatCTCCCCAAGGTCCCAGAGATAGTAAGTAGTAGAAGCCAGTAATTTGAACCCagttattccttttcttttaactttaatttgcagggcaatgaaataaaattttgagttctatattttctcccttcccactccctgagAAGGCAACCaattaggttatacatgtgcagtcatgcaaaacttatttccatgtGAACCatcttgcaaaagaaaacacagaccaaaacaaaacaaaaaagcacacacatatacatacacacaaaaagatgtttcaatctgctttcagactccataatgaactcaggtattctaactacaaatccagcactcttctTGAATGAATAGATTTGCTGCTCAGGTAACTACTCACATCTAGTTACTCAGCTAGATCTAATATCAAAATTGGTATAGTCCAAAGTGAGTAATTTTGCAGACTACAGAGGAGATCTGGAACAATGGTCTTTccttataacaattttttttaaatgagtagcTTTTCAATAAGTAATTGTAACATTAGCTGTAAACATTTTTTACCAATAATAGCCAAAGTCAGTCATGAAGTATTGATGCAGAACTATGAgtaaaagacaaatgaaataatcagaaGATTATATTAAGATAGTTCtaaagtatatgtgtgtgggtgaCCATTGGAGGAGAGATGAACTATTTAGTGTAGTCTTTGCAGTCTTTGTTTAAACAAATGTCAGAGCTATAGTGTCCATTAATTTCCCCTTGGCTAGGCTGGGTTCCTTACATGCCCCACGTTTGACTTCTCGGCTGGCATTTGATACTACTGACTATCTTAAACACTGACTATCATAAACAGCTTTCCTTTCCAGACTTTGTCAACTTATAGTATCCTCATTCTAATCTTATTTCTCCATTTACACCTTCTTTTTCTGAAAGAGTTAATTCTGGAAGAAATTGACTTACTATACAAGTTTCACTTTCATCAATTTCATATACATTTCAGTTTTAATGGGGAAGAACTCCAGGATTCACAGTAGACCTGAATTGCCTCTTTCTCCTACTCTTTTTACCCTTTTGCCAGAAGGGGCAATTGTCTTGAATGTAGTCAAGATGACCTTTCAAGAGCCCTTCTATGATTGTACAATCAGCATAATGATAATACGTAATGTTTATGTGAAACTTTTATTCCTAATGTATTCATAATCATTTGGTAAATTCATTCTGCATTCTTGAGAAGTTAGTTATTGTCATTCATAGCTTATAGataatagaatttaaaaagaaagattacaAGGGAATAACTTTGTCTTTATGGGGAAATCTTTGACACACCCAAAGTACAATCTCAGAAAATCTGCAACATCGATCAGTCTGTTAAGTTCTgttatctcacaaggttgtctAGGACATTAGACTGTTTCTAAAATTATATGTAATCTAGTGAATTTATGAAAGCAATATactgtaatggaaagaatactgaactggcaattttaaaaaaggggggttTTGAAACCCAGCATTTCCACTTAGCAgctgcatgactttggacaaatcccttaagcTCTTGAAGATCAGcctctttatctataaaatgtgaatactAATACTCATGGCGCCCTTTTTTAATGGGATTGTTCTAAGGATAAATAAAATAAGGCATATTAGaagattttgtaaactaagtcaCTGTACAAATATAAGCAACTGTCATTGTCAAGGTGCTACAACTAATGGTACTAATGCTTCCAAAAAGAATGTGAAGAGTTTCAAAAGGCATTGTCAAAGACACAGGTGCCATTAACCTTGTGATATAAAGTCATTTTTGCCCAAAGAGATCTTTGAGTGTGTGTTTCTGTGCATGTGCGAAATTTTGCATTCCAGCTATCATACAATTTCCCCAAGAATGTATATACAGAAAAACATAAATGCTGACCATATAGGCAATGCTATCTATAggcaatcaacatttatttattaggcacctactatgccagacactgtattaggcactggtgatacaaaaaacaaacaatgataGCTCCTGTactcaaggagcatatattccATCAGAGGAGACaatgtatacatatgtctatgAGTCTATACAGAATAAGcagatacaaataaatacaatgtagaGAGGGAGGGCCATATggggtggggatcaggaaagtgTAGAAGGGAGCTGAATGTTGTAAAAAGTGAGGGATTCTGTGAGGGGGAGTTGGGGAAGGAGTGCATCCTAGGCATAAGGGATGGCCAATGCAGAAACATGTAGACAAGGGATACATGGAGGGTTATGTGAGGGGACACACCACTACTACTACACTATGGTgtagtagagagagtgctgggcctagagtcaggaagacatgagttcaaacttgacctcacatactgactgtgtgaccctggacaagtcacttaacctctttgcccctccatttcttcatttgtaaaatgacgaACTTGGATTTGTTGGCCTCTAAGTTCCCATCTAGCCCTCCATTTATGAACCCATGATCTTCCCCCTTCAAGAGCTAAATTGCTTAGCAGCACTAAGACCTCACTTTATTCTCCCTTTATTATCACATTTAGTTCTGCAGTTGTAGCCCAAGGAGCTGGTTTAAAAACACTAGCCTGAGGGGTTCttagttttttttggttttatccATTTCTAGCTGGAAGCcttaaagaggaagagagactGATGCTCATATTGGGTCTTTTGCTGCCTTCTTATTACCACAACTCAACTGCCATGCTAACAACACTTACTATTATTTCTCAGCTCTGCTACAAATATGGGTATATCTTGCTTGCATAACATTCCCCCCTAACTAATGTCTTTttgcaataaaatatttattataaccAAACCTCACTATAATATTATAAAACTTCATCAGGTCATGGGAATTGGAGttgaccttagaagtcatctggtccaatgccttcattttgtagatgagtcaGAGATATTATAttactgacccagggtcacatagatagtaactATTATTGCTAGAATTTGAAGTCCAATCCTCTGACTCTTAAGTTTAGCTGTTTTTACACAGTACATGCTGCTTTCTTCCTTTGATTATTTGAAATGGCCAATTTTAGATCTAAGCTTAATTCTCTCTCAAATATTCGCTCATTTAATTTCCTGCTATAGCAGAATCAATTAGCAACATTAGGGGGATGACACTTTGATATAGTTATATAGGCATATTACttattatacattttaattaCCTGTACACAGCTTGGATTGAAGACTTAGTTTAGTTTCAGCCCTAAAAGAAGTTCACCATAGGAATGTACAGTTTGTATTTCCACTAATAAAAATATACTTCCACTAAACAGAGAAAACAGATGATTGGCTAATTCAAAAGTAATAACTAATTTGACATTAGCCTAAAATACAATATATACTGCACTATTAGTATTTGTTAGGATAAGAAATCAGAAGGAAGTTGAAGTTTCCCATTTGGtacaaatcaaagaaaatacAGATAACATGTGTTATTAAAACACTATCTTATCAGTGAAAAGCAGACAGCCTTCAGCAAGGGATAACTGGGAGAGCTGACCCCAAGTAGCAGCAAGAGTTCTGGTTAATCCCATTCAAAATTTGAATTTTCTTGTTAACAGTTGACATTTGGAGTATtgaaatgtaaattttttctcGAAATAGAGTTTATTTTCTTTAGCTTCTTCACAGATCACAGTTATTTATAGTATTTGACTGGAAAACTCAGcctcaacagttctttttttttcaaattcatatTATCCCATATTATTGTATTCATTTAGTTTCTACAACAGAGGTGGTCAGCTTCAACAAGGTCAAAGCTAATTTAGTATCCTAATAAGGCTATAACTGTTGCAGTTAATACTAATCTCccactcaaaaatattttaatacctTGGCCTATTAGCTAGAAGAACATTTCAGGGGTTTCACTGAACATCAAACTCATCTTTTACAGCTACGAATGAACCATAATGTAAACCTCTTTCTATATTAATATCTATGGAAACAATAAACAGCATTGCATCATTTATAGGGTCATTTTCAGTGATTCAAAACAagaaactagtaagtatcaacagCATCAAAGGATCCagtgaaataatttcccaaatGGCCCAACTCTTGAGTAGCTTCTACTTAAGGCCTTTTGATCCAATGGAGAGAGCTAATTGGTAAGTTACTTTTTCTCTTTACGGTTTAATACAATATTGTTTAAAAATTCTTAagagtagttcttttttttttgacatgacaactctctgttctttttcttctaaggTGACAGCAGCACTGGACCTCTAACCTTTCAGTGAAGTTAATCTTCATCCTCACTTTCATCACCATGTAAGTTTTACAGTAGGTGTAATAATTAGTCccattgtttgtttatttaaagcCTTTCTTTAGATCTCAGGATTCAGTAAATGTTGTTCTAAGTCACTGATGTTTGGTGAATGAAGTTTCAGAgtagaaactgaggaaaagctAAAGAATAATAGCATGTTTTGCATAAATTGGTAAATGTTGTTACTAGCTATAGAGAAATGTATTTCCAGTAGAtagttaaataaagaaaaatgaaaatagcaaaaaTACCTGAAATGGATATTAATTTGAAGTataccaaagattttttttttaccaaagatCTTTTGGACAAGGTACTAAAAAACTGGTATTgcgttgtttttaaaaatgatgtctgaggggcagctagatggcgcagtggttaaagcaccggccctggactcaggagtacctgagttcaaatccggcctcagacacttgacacttaatagctgtgtgaccatgggcaagtcacttaacccccattgccttaaaaaaaaaaagtgatgtctggggaagctaggtggcacagtggatagagcaccggccctggactcaggagtacctgagttcaaatccggcctcagacacttaacacttactagctgtgtgaccctgggcaagtcacttaaccccaattgcctcacaaaaacaaaacaaaaacaaaccaaaaaaatgatgTCTTATGAATTTTTCACTAAACAACAAAATCAGATAAAAAGGTGGGTTAGACAATAGCAAGCCTGCATTCTCCAGTGTGTGGCTAACACAAGTTgtcaaaacagaaaaccatttCCCACTATATTGATCCCTGGACACGGGATATTCCATCATtaagggaagaaatggaaatttctgggaagagaaggaagaagatgtGAGAACCCAAGGGGgagcttcatttaaaaaaaaataaataaaaagaggataAGACACAGTGCTTGAGAAGTCTGAAGTGGAGAGCCAAACTGGAGCAGAGGCATGGATTGACCTTGGGGTAGCTTGGCTGATTATGAGGATCTAAGAAGCAGATCTGCAGAGATAACTAAAACTGCATCCAGGTCAGATTGATGTCCAGTGGCTATAAGTGACAGGATTCAAGGATGCCAAGGTTTTGTACTGTTTCCCCCAATTTGTAATTGAGAACCTCTCTAGACTGTGCTGGGGAGTACAAATGCACATAATTGGAGAATGGTTGCTAAGGATGTTTCTAATacctatttcatttcatttctgctCCAGTTAAATGATTTAATTGATTCTgtgctgggtttttgtttgtctgttagCATGGTAATAACTGAGTTTCCAGTTCTCAGCTGACTTGAAAAccttgttatttatttatattattgctATTTAGAGCCTCATATTTTCACAATGGGGAAGGGATTCAAaattgaatgaatggaaagagaagcatttatatagctcttactatgtgccaggcactgtgctaaatgctttataaatattcttatttgatccttacaaccaccataggaaataggtgctattattatccccattttacaaaggaggaaactgagacagacaggtgaaatgacagggtcacacagctagaagtatatgaagctgggtttgaattcagcaCTTCCTGATTCCTGATCCAGCCCTCTGGATACACCACTTAACTGTTTACTTATTTCCAAAATACCTACATTAAAACCAGTAATCCATGGGAACTCCCTACTAGAATGGAAAACAGGCTATATCAATATACATTTACAATTAGAAATTAATTTCTTCATGCATCATGCTTTTAACAACTTTTGAGTTACAGCATGCTGCATGCCTTCCAGTCTCTTCATCCTTTTATCTCtgtatttctgtgtgttttttctttcttactattTTAGGCAGTCTATACTATTCcctttttactattttcttcacTTAGTTTAATTTTcacaatttaaaattttccctCATATTTGTTCATTTTAGTGGCATGTAATATTTTATTGCAGTGATAGGACATAATTTATTCAATAACTTTGAGATATGCAGGTTGTTTCTAGTCACTGGTCTTGAGATACAGTGGTTAGATAGAGATGAAATACATGTacgaatacatatacacatattatatgtacTAAGCACATCTTTGTGTTTGCATGTATTTCTTTTTACCTCAATTGCTCATTTTAATTTATCGATGGCACTCCGTGGATCTATTACCAATAATAGGATGATTGGATAAAAAGCACAACTGGGTTTGTGACTTTTGTTGTATCCTACcactcagggttaagtgacttacttgagtctcacacttagtaagtgtttgaggtcagacttgaactcaggttctcctgactgcaggactgatgctctatcaagactgttccatctagctgcccctggtgagaACTTTTAAAGGTGAGGGTAGACTTGTGTGCTTCTGTAGGTAGCAGGAAAGAATCCAATAGACAGGGAAAGACTGACATTTTGGGAGAGAAGTATGCAGTATAGAGAGTAATGATTGCTGAATCCACAACAGA from Dromiciops gliroides isolate mDroGli1 chromosome 6, mDroGli1.pri, whole genome shotgun sequence encodes the following:
- the ZFYVE28 gene encoding lateral signaling target protein 2 homolog isoform X3 produces the protein MMNRFRKWLYKPKRSDPQLLAQFYYADEELNQVAAELDSLDGRKDPQRCTLLVNQFRSCQDNVLNIINQIMDECIPSDRANRDFCVKFPEEIRHDNLAGQLWFGAECLSAGSIIMNREIESMAMRPLAKDLTRSLEELRNLIRDQALRDLNIYTEKMKESLKHFDVLFAEFELSYVSAMVPVKSPKEYYVQQEVIVLFCETVERALKLGYLTQDMIDDYEPALMFTIPRLAIVCGLVVYSEGPLNLDRKAEDMSELFRPFHTLLRKIRDLLQTLTEEELHTLERNLCISQDMEFSVRTDPEASSVIAPTLAATFPAEQLSVTAENTEVELACSMQYDEQELEQLNQMVHRAGDEMSSLLSPPSVCQSPAHRAGLRNNSSTEASPSRSNLEHLNDEEDRVFFMDDLDGGGESLARAESSSETLVWVNSTCQDLPKERNTVSLENGEAGDGLCTKEMESDLSNNNNIEDSKMQKAGLSAQNSCSCLDTQLYLNGWDMNAEDAETAEMIAHRTGGMKISATVIFNPKSPTSSDSPVNTPEVSSNCVPVPNSRTDEEENESHQLGIAATNCLINSCVCCGSCEDNREENIESLKTKCAPGKVIKNASYSLVKSKEKDHIDKSADSASTPETLKTETVPTENYCDQQEPKHSLSSKCLAQNSGSQVGSDDGSQVEEDVSGQQKQHEKRRQLSEKQSETKKQSRSKRTGKEGVKARPSSRVIFSDSKQETSKYQQHQRIQ